A section of the Trichomycterus rosablanca isolate fTriRos1 chromosome 6, fTriRos1.hap1, whole genome shotgun sequence genome encodes:
- the LOC134317180 gene encoding FYVE, RhoGEF and PH domain-containing protein 5-like isoform X1, whose product MSEELQEHYRNARSKTQARCHPKGQSEHPGPEKCCHHQRCNSSISPKSGSTEFHSTYLKRPTSHTLRPHNLNEKTYKKDLLIQGEESRRREKFKQSTEPQAQKGAIYKVFKQSDKEEHYNILGYGEELAHGSEIDWQVGLGHKDKTDYEGDGSLDPLSGFYNENNKEMSGVAGRLQTKRKEGQKTEVGGKMGSIIKPVDCHFAMKSTTYSRYEQIRHKDEINLKKTRVPVKSSHNMFSGEMFSNEFYPNHIYTNGISTDDLSPGRTDVATLFPDICDAGEALADVEGFSDCDLFENIEPSWISDTEEVEDHEGAMTLSVKNCLKSSSESLSTFEEDDGEKAEEQSQTNHMDTNSQIFENSQDSVHLDKSEKEAESLSEISHNTSYSNSSLCSSESETTFDKLDKTETRTNQDRPETQQAVSPHSRSADLPTFEPDLQCASSATALKSEEVTSLQMQEDHCNGQKEDRLEVQGSPSILSTEKPEPLTEEHVYEEPQFQIKDFLQSNKYLMTRSISMEAPTNRLDPFCTSVSRKHRLMLHPQSHYKHNHFLGDSLPALSGSLGCLSSGIPGPPVMDIPPPFELSSITKRPIRKSTPALPNEVTACSRKPDFGFKRYFLPLRFLRKTEKRSDSRTSRSSSESSPQGSCKKLHLIRQCAGSPELHRAHDYSLPSSPSSVHLPKTLLRQSVHNNVLSATPNSWGMLGLEPDDLVHSILVQPLTLSKPRSFSSPNVDSSVYENVLNTSPHYENIQVRLLTPSSPNLRNLSSANDIDGYVDMSSLPGFQSKSLSAEQETESAYTTCSPLIRSDGTVSVSLGVVNTKEREKNATKGLTVNCSRTFYTVKELLDSETQHVKTLKLLNETIDADKQLKKLWNNIPAIYTLHLDLQAQLESCIKEWHQKEGIADIFLSKKAEFSVFSSYISDYDQKIKTMEQMEDTQLDITTLKQQLLQVIVRVLQYHMLLTDYMKNLSQNSKELEDTKAAQLMVSGVTDYTKNSLKNEADLLRLVHIEHSVQGLKNLLQPGRVFVKEGTLMKVSRKYKQPRHLFLMSDILLYTYPQQDGKYRLINTLALTEMEVTKLLIENTQNGLKIEVKDITITLLASSCIERDDWFVTLNRTIADLGSVLAVPAGGYEVDKSVACLGENAPPLVSVSQVAVCMNCPVQFSLTHRRHHCHACGKVVCRDCCRNKVPLKYMKNRKAKVCDKCYSELCKNEGDVSMLIESSSRPLSTVFQNIHPTSLWKSRRGHASFSQVTGSEGDMSGTLQRSRNSKRSWKSLWFLLKDKVLYTYPQPEERLACESLPLMGFTVRSESEGESSVFQLYHDSTLFYTFRAQDTHTAQRWVSAMEEATVL is encoded by the exons ATGAGTGAAG aaTTACAGGAGCATTACAGGAATGCCAGATCCAAGACTCAAGCTCGATGTCATCCTAAAGGGCAGTCTGAACATCCAGGGCCTGAAAAGTGTTGCCATCACCAGAGATGTAATTCATCCATTTCCCCCAAGTCCGGATCTACAGAGTTTCACAGTACTTACTTGAAGAGACCGACTAGCCACACCTTAAGACCTCATAATTTAAATGAGAAAACCTATAAGAAGGACTTACTCATACAAGGGGAGGAATCAAGGCGGAGAGAGAAGTTTAAGCAAAGCACTGAGCCACAAGCACAGAAAGGTGCTATATATAAAGTGTTTAAGCAATCAGATAAGGAAGAACACTACAACATATTGGGTTATGGTGAGGAGCTGGCACATGGGAGTGAGATAGATTGGCAGGTGGGTTTAGGACACAAGGACAAAACTGACTATGAAGGGGATGGCTCGTTGGATCCTCTTTCTGGCTTCTACAATGAGAACAATAAGGAAATGTCTGGAGTAGCAGGACGTCTACAaacaaaaaggaaggaaggcCAGAAAACAGAAGTGGGTGGAAAAATGGGATCGATTATCAAACCAGTTGATTGTCACTTTGCTATGAAGTCAACTACATACAGTCGTTATGAACAAATAAGGCATAAAGATGAAATAAACCTAAAGAAAACCAGGGTACCTGTAAAGTCTTCTCACAACATGTTCTCTGGTGAAATGTTTTCAAATGAATTTTATCCCAATCATATTTACACAAACGGAATCAGTACAGATGATTTGAGCCCAGGCAGAACTGATGTGGCCACCTTGTTCCCGGACATCTGTGATGCGGGCGAGGCATTAGCAGATGTTGAAGGATTCTCAGACTGCGATCTCTTTGAGAACATTGAACCATCATGGATCTCAGACACTGAAGAGGTTGAAGACCATGAAGGAGCAATGACACTGTCTGTTAAAAACTGCTTAAAGAGCTCAAGTGAGTCGTTGTCTACCTTTGAGGAAGATGATGGTGAAAAGGCAGAGGAACAAAGTCAAACTAATCATATGGATACCAATTCTCAAATATTTGAAAATTCTCAGGATTCTGTGCATTTAGATAAGtctgaaaaagaagcagaaagTCTCTCTGAGATTTCTCACAACACGTCGTACTCCAACTCCTCATTGTGCTCCTCTGAGTCTGAGACAACCTTTGACAAACTGGACAAAACTGAGACCAGGACTAATCAGGATAGGCCAGAAACTCAACAAGCTGTGTCACCCCACTCCAGATCAGCTGACTTACCAACATTTGAGCCTGATTTACAATGTGCCTCTTCAGCGACTGCTTTAAAATCTGAAGAAGTAACATCCCTGCAGATGCAAGAGGACCACTGTAATGGACAAAAGGAAGACAGATTAGAAGTTCAAGGCAGCCCATCAATATTGTCAACAGAGAAGCCAGAGCCTCTCACAGAAGAGCATGTGTATGAAGAGCCACAATTTCAAATCAAAGACTTCTTGCAgtctaataaatatttaatgacTCGTTCCATATCTATGGAAGCACCCACTAACAGGCTGGACCCATTTTGCACCTCAGTATCCAGAAAGCATCGTTTAATGCTACACCCACAGTCCCATTATAAACACAATCATTTCCTTGGAGATAGCTTGCCTGCTCTGAGCGGCTCATTAGGATGTCTCTCTTCAGGTATTCCTGGCCCCCCTGTCATGGACATACCACCTCCTTTTGAGCTGTCTTCTATCACAAAGCGACCAATTAGGAAGAGTACACCTGCTTTGCCAAATGAGGTGACCGCCTGCAGTAGGAAACCTGACTTTGGCTTTAAGCGTTACTTTTTGCCATTACGGTTCCTGAGAAAAACTGAGAAAAGGTCAGATAGTCGCACATCCAGATCATCCTCAGAATCAAGTCCACAAGGGTCTTGCAAGAAGTTACATTTAATCAGGCAATGTGCAGGAAGTCCTGAGCTACACAGGGCACATGATTACTCTTTACCTTCATCTCCATCTTCTGTACATCTCCCAAAGACTTTACTGAGACAAAGTGTCCATAACAATGTTCTGTCTGCTACTCCAAACTCCTGGGGCATGTTAGGATTGGAGCCAGATGACTTGGTCCACTCTATACTAGTACAACCCCTCACGCTGTCTAAACCTCGCTCTTTTTCCTCCCCAAATGTGGACTCGTCTGTCTATGAGAATGTTTTAAACACAAGTCCACACTATGAAAATATTCAGGTTCGCCTCTTAACACCTTCCAGTCCGAACCTGAGAAATCTAAGTTCAGCTAATGACATTGATGGTTATGTGGATATGAGCAGTCTACCAGGTTTTCAGAGTAAAAGCTTGTCAGCTGAGCAAGAGACTGAAAG TGCTTACACTACCTGCTCTCCTCTAATAAGATCAGATGGAACTGTAAGTGTATCACTTGGTGTAGTAAAtactaaagagagagagaaaaatgcAACCAAAGGACTG ACTGTCAATTGTTCTAGAACATTTTACACTGTGAAAGAGCTGCTGGACAGCGAAACTCA GCATGTAAAGACTTTAAAGCTTCTAAATGAG acTATAGATGCAGACAAGCAGCTAAAGAAACTTTGGAATAATATACCTGCAATTTACACACTCCACCTGGACCTCCAGGCTCAACTGGAAAGTTGCATCAAAGAGTG GCATCAGAAGGAAGGAATTGCTGACATTTTCCTGAGCAAAAAAGCTGAGTTTTCAGTTTTCTCTTCCTACATCAGTGATTACGACCAAAAAATAAAGACTATGGAGCAGATGGAGGACACA CAGCTGGACATCACCACTCTGAAACAGCAGTTACTACAAGTGATAGTGAGAGTTCTACAGTATCATATGCTGCTAACAG ATTACATGAAAAATCTTTCACAAAACTCCAAAGAGTTAGAGGATACAAAAG CTGCTCAGCTTATGGTCTCTGGTGTTACTGATTACACAAAGAACAGCCTCAAGAATGAG GCGGATCTTCTGCGTCTGGTCCATATTGAGCACAGTGTTCAGGGATTGAAAAACCTGCTACAGCCTGGAAGG GTATTTGTGAAGGAGGGGACGCTGATGAAAGTCAGCAGGAAGTATAAACAGCCTCGCCACCTATTCTTG atGAGTGATATTTTGTTGTATACATACCCCCAACAAGACGGCAAATACAGACTCATTAACACATTAGCACTTACAGAGATGGAG GTTACTAAACTGTTGATTGAAAACACTCAAAATGGCTTGAAGATTGAGGTGAAAGACATTACTATCACTCTGTTAGCAAG CTCCTGTATTGAAAGAGATGATTGGTTTGTCACACTAAATCGGACAATAGCTGACCTTGGCTCAGTTCTGGCAGTACCCGCTGGAGGTTATGAG GTTGACAAGTCTGTGGCATGCCTTGGAGAGAATGCTCCACCTCTGGTCTCCGTTTCCCAAGTAGCAGTATGTATGAACTGCCCTGTCCAGTTCAGCCTCACACACCGAAGGCATCACTGCCATGCCTGTGGAAAG GTGGTGTGCAGAGACTGCTGCAGAAACAAAGTCCCACTGAAATACATGAAGAACCGAAAAGCTAAAGTGTGTGATAAATGCTACAGTGAGCTGTGCAAAAATG AAGGAGATGTCAGCATGCTAATAGAAAGCAGCAGTCGGCCGCTGTCCACAGTTTTTCAAAACATTCACCCAACCAGTCTGTGGAAGAGTCGCAGAGGTCATGCATCATTCAGCCAG GTTACCGGGTCTGAGGGTGATATGAGTGGGACTCTGCAAAGGAGTCGAAACAGTAAGCGGAGCTGGAAGAGTCTGTGGTTTCTTCTTAAGGATAAAGTGCTTTATACATACCCACAGCCTGAG GAGAGGCTTGCATGTGAATCTCTTCCTCTGATGGGGTTCACGGTGAGGTCAGAGAGTGAAGGAGAAAGCAGCGTGTTTCAGCTCTACCATGATTCTACTCTCTTCTACACATTCAGAGCTCAGGACACACATACTGCACAGAG gTGGGTGAGCGCCATGGAAGAGGCCACTGTTCTTTAG
- the LOC134317180 gene encoding FYVE, RhoGEF and PH domain-containing protein 5-like isoform X2: MSEELQEHYRNARSKTQARCHPKGQSEHPGPEKCCHHQRCNSSISPKSGSTEFHSTYLKRPTSHTLRPHNLNEKTYKKDLLIQGEESRRREKFKQSTEPQAQKGAIYKVFKQSDKEEHYNILGYGEELAHGSEIDWQVGLGHKDKTDYEGDGSLDPLSGFYNENNKEMSGVAGRLQTKRKEGQKTEVGGKMGSIIKPVDCHFAMKSTTYSRYEQIRHKDEINLKKTRVPVKSSHNMFSGEMFSNEFYPNHIYTNGISTDDLSPGRTDVATLFPDICDAGEALADVEGFSDCDLFENIEPSWISDTEEVEDHEGAMTLSVKNCLKSSSESLSTFEEDDGEKAEEQSQTNHMDTNSQIFENSQDSVHLDKSEKEAESLSEISHNTSYSNSSLCSSESETTFDKLDKTETRTNQDRPETQQAVSPHSRSADLPTFEPDLQCASSATALKSEEVTSLQMQEDHCNGQKEDRLEVQGSPSILSTEKPEPLTEEHVYEEPQFQIKDFLQSNKYLMTRSISMEAPTNRLDPFCTSVSRKHRLMLHPQSHYKHNHFLGDSLPALSGSLGCLSSGIPGPPVMDIPPPFELSSITKRPIRKSTPALPNEVTACSRKPDFGFKRYFLPLRFLRKTEKRSDSRTSRSSSESSPQGSCKKLHLIRQCAGSPELHRAHDYSLPSSPSSVHLPKTLLRQSVHNNVLSATPNSWGMLGLEPDDLVHSILVQPLTLSKPRSFSSPNVDSSVYENVLNTSPHYENIQVRLLTPSSPNLRNLSSANDIDGYVDMSSLPGFQSKSLSAEQETESAYTTCSPLIRSDGTVSVSLGVVNTKEREKNATKGLTVNCSRTFYTVKELLDSETQHVKTLKLLNETIDADKQLKKLWNNIPAIYTLHLDLQAQLESCIKEWHQKEGIADIFLSKKAEFSVFSSYISDYDQKIKTMEQMEDTLDITTLKQQLLQVIVRVLQYHMLLTDYMKNLSQNSKELEDTKAAQLMVSGVTDYTKNSLKNEADLLRLVHIEHSVQGLKNLLQPGRVFVKEGTLMKVSRKYKQPRHLFLMSDILLYTYPQQDGKYRLINTLALTEMEVTKLLIENTQNGLKIEVKDITITLLASSCIERDDWFVTLNRTIADLGSVLAVPAGGYEVDKSVACLGENAPPLVSVSQVAVCMNCPVQFSLTHRRHHCHACGKVVCRDCCRNKVPLKYMKNRKAKVCDKCYSELCKNEGDVSMLIESSSRPLSTVFQNIHPTSLWKSRRGHASFSQVTGSEGDMSGTLQRSRNSKRSWKSLWFLLKDKVLYTYPQPEERLACESLPLMGFTVRSESEGESSVFQLYHDSTLFYTFRAQDTHTAQRWVSAMEEATVL; encoded by the exons ATGAGTGAAG aaTTACAGGAGCATTACAGGAATGCCAGATCCAAGACTCAAGCTCGATGTCATCCTAAAGGGCAGTCTGAACATCCAGGGCCTGAAAAGTGTTGCCATCACCAGAGATGTAATTCATCCATTTCCCCCAAGTCCGGATCTACAGAGTTTCACAGTACTTACTTGAAGAGACCGACTAGCCACACCTTAAGACCTCATAATTTAAATGAGAAAACCTATAAGAAGGACTTACTCATACAAGGGGAGGAATCAAGGCGGAGAGAGAAGTTTAAGCAAAGCACTGAGCCACAAGCACAGAAAGGTGCTATATATAAAGTGTTTAAGCAATCAGATAAGGAAGAACACTACAACATATTGGGTTATGGTGAGGAGCTGGCACATGGGAGTGAGATAGATTGGCAGGTGGGTTTAGGACACAAGGACAAAACTGACTATGAAGGGGATGGCTCGTTGGATCCTCTTTCTGGCTTCTACAATGAGAACAATAAGGAAATGTCTGGAGTAGCAGGACGTCTACAaacaaaaaggaaggaaggcCAGAAAACAGAAGTGGGTGGAAAAATGGGATCGATTATCAAACCAGTTGATTGTCACTTTGCTATGAAGTCAACTACATACAGTCGTTATGAACAAATAAGGCATAAAGATGAAATAAACCTAAAGAAAACCAGGGTACCTGTAAAGTCTTCTCACAACATGTTCTCTGGTGAAATGTTTTCAAATGAATTTTATCCCAATCATATTTACACAAACGGAATCAGTACAGATGATTTGAGCCCAGGCAGAACTGATGTGGCCACCTTGTTCCCGGACATCTGTGATGCGGGCGAGGCATTAGCAGATGTTGAAGGATTCTCAGACTGCGATCTCTTTGAGAACATTGAACCATCATGGATCTCAGACACTGAAGAGGTTGAAGACCATGAAGGAGCAATGACACTGTCTGTTAAAAACTGCTTAAAGAGCTCAAGTGAGTCGTTGTCTACCTTTGAGGAAGATGATGGTGAAAAGGCAGAGGAACAAAGTCAAACTAATCATATGGATACCAATTCTCAAATATTTGAAAATTCTCAGGATTCTGTGCATTTAGATAAGtctgaaaaagaagcagaaagTCTCTCTGAGATTTCTCACAACACGTCGTACTCCAACTCCTCATTGTGCTCCTCTGAGTCTGAGACAACCTTTGACAAACTGGACAAAACTGAGACCAGGACTAATCAGGATAGGCCAGAAACTCAACAAGCTGTGTCACCCCACTCCAGATCAGCTGACTTACCAACATTTGAGCCTGATTTACAATGTGCCTCTTCAGCGACTGCTTTAAAATCTGAAGAAGTAACATCCCTGCAGATGCAAGAGGACCACTGTAATGGACAAAAGGAAGACAGATTAGAAGTTCAAGGCAGCCCATCAATATTGTCAACAGAGAAGCCAGAGCCTCTCACAGAAGAGCATGTGTATGAAGAGCCACAATTTCAAATCAAAGACTTCTTGCAgtctaataaatatttaatgacTCGTTCCATATCTATGGAAGCACCCACTAACAGGCTGGACCCATTTTGCACCTCAGTATCCAGAAAGCATCGTTTAATGCTACACCCACAGTCCCATTATAAACACAATCATTTCCTTGGAGATAGCTTGCCTGCTCTGAGCGGCTCATTAGGATGTCTCTCTTCAGGTATTCCTGGCCCCCCTGTCATGGACATACCACCTCCTTTTGAGCTGTCTTCTATCACAAAGCGACCAATTAGGAAGAGTACACCTGCTTTGCCAAATGAGGTGACCGCCTGCAGTAGGAAACCTGACTTTGGCTTTAAGCGTTACTTTTTGCCATTACGGTTCCTGAGAAAAACTGAGAAAAGGTCAGATAGTCGCACATCCAGATCATCCTCAGAATCAAGTCCACAAGGGTCTTGCAAGAAGTTACATTTAATCAGGCAATGTGCAGGAAGTCCTGAGCTACACAGGGCACATGATTACTCTTTACCTTCATCTCCATCTTCTGTACATCTCCCAAAGACTTTACTGAGACAAAGTGTCCATAACAATGTTCTGTCTGCTACTCCAAACTCCTGGGGCATGTTAGGATTGGAGCCAGATGACTTGGTCCACTCTATACTAGTACAACCCCTCACGCTGTCTAAACCTCGCTCTTTTTCCTCCCCAAATGTGGACTCGTCTGTCTATGAGAATGTTTTAAACACAAGTCCACACTATGAAAATATTCAGGTTCGCCTCTTAACACCTTCCAGTCCGAACCTGAGAAATCTAAGTTCAGCTAATGACATTGATGGTTATGTGGATATGAGCAGTCTACCAGGTTTTCAGAGTAAAAGCTTGTCAGCTGAGCAAGAGACTGAAAG TGCTTACACTACCTGCTCTCCTCTAATAAGATCAGATGGAACTGTAAGTGTATCACTTGGTGTAGTAAAtactaaagagagagagaaaaatgcAACCAAAGGACTG ACTGTCAATTGTTCTAGAACATTTTACACTGTGAAAGAGCTGCTGGACAGCGAAACTCA GCATGTAAAGACTTTAAAGCTTCTAAATGAG acTATAGATGCAGACAAGCAGCTAAAGAAACTTTGGAATAATATACCTGCAATTTACACACTCCACCTGGACCTCCAGGCTCAACTGGAAAGTTGCATCAAAGAGTG GCATCAGAAGGAAGGAATTGCTGACATTTTCCTGAGCAAAAAAGCTGAGTTTTCAGTTTTCTCTTCCTACATCAGTGATTACGACCAAAAAATAAAGACTATGGAGCAGATGGAGGACACA CTGGACATCACCACTCTGAAACAGCAGTTACTACAAGTGATAGTGAGAGTTCTACAGTATCATATGCTGCTAACAG ATTACATGAAAAATCTTTCACAAAACTCCAAAGAGTTAGAGGATACAAAAG CTGCTCAGCTTATGGTCTCTGGTGTTACTGATTACACAAAGAACAGCCTCAAGAATGAG GCGGATCTTCTGCGTCTGGTCCATATTGAGCACAGTGTTCAGGGATTGAAAAACCTGCTACAGCCTGGAAGG GTATTTGTGAAGGAGGGGACGCTGATGAAAGTCAGCAGGAAGTATAAACAGCCTCGCCACCTATTCTTG atGAGTGATATTTTGTTGTATACATACCCCCAACAAGACGGCAAATACAGACTCATTAACACATTAGCACTTACAGAGATGGAG GTTACTAAACTGTTGATTGAAAACACTCAAAATGGCTTGAAGATTGAGGTGAAAGACATTACTATCACTCTGTTAGCAAG CTCCTGTATTGAAAGAGATGATTGGTTTGTCACACTAAATCGGACAATAGCTGACCTTGGCTCAGTTCTGGCAGTACCCGCTGGAGGTTATGAG GTTGACAAGTCTGTGGCATGCCTTGGAGAGAATGCTCCACCTCTGGTCTCCGTTTCCCAAGTAGCAGTATGTATGAACTGCCCTGTCCAGTTCAGCCTCACACACCGAAGGCATCACTGCCATGCCTGTGGAAAG GTGGTGTGCAGAGACTGCTGCAGAAACAAAGTCCCACTGAAATACATGAAGAACCGAAAAGCTAAAGTGTGTGATAAATGCTACAGTGAGCTGTGCAAAAATG AAGGAGATGTCAGCATGCTAATAGAAAGCAGCAGTCGGCCGCTGTCCACAGTTTTTCAAAACATTCACCCAACCAGTCTGTGGAAGAGTCGCAGAGGTCATGCATCATTCAGCCAG GTTACCGGGTCTGAGGGTGATATGAGTGGGACTCTGCAAAGGAGTCGAAACAGTAAGCGGAGCTGGAAGAGTCTGTGGTTTCTTCTTAAGGATAAAGTGCTTTATACATACCCACAGCCTGAG GAGAGGCTTGCATGTGAATCTCTTCCTCTGATGGGGTTCACGGTGAGGTCAGAGAGTGAAGGAGAAAGCAGCGTGTTTCAGCTCTACCATGATTCTACTCTCTTCTACACATTCAGAGCTCAGGACACACATACTGCACAGAG gTGGGTGAGCGCCATGGAAGAGGCCACTGTTCTTTAG
- the zgc:152986 gene encoding dnaJ homolog subfamily B member 9 encodes MKKNHRDAIKKECMSDYYSVLGVPRSASAKEIKKAFHELALKLHPDKNPGPNAQDIFTQLAQAYEVLSDQEKRRVYDQSSTMKKNQDMGFDPHADLSGNSIFQSFSLDELFEMLRMEEDFNMGDEHVGQGWSFTMWSDGQEDDDNHFSNMFSMM; translated from the exons ATGAAAAAAAATCATCGTGACGCGATtaaaaaag AGTGCATGAGTGATTATTATTCAGTATTAGGAGTTCCTCGTTCTGCCTCAGCAAAAGAGATAAAGAAAGCCTTTCATGAGCTGGCCCTTAAACTTCATCCAGACAAAAATCCTGGTCCAAATGCACAAGATATCTTCACACAGCTTGCACAGG CCTATGAGGTGTTGTCAGATCAAGAAAAGCGGAGGGTCTATGACCAGAGCAGCACTATGAAGAAAAACCAAGATATGGGGTTTGATCCCCATGCTGACCTAAGTGGTAACAGTATATTTCAGTCCTTCAGCCTGGACGAACTGTTTGAGATGCTGCGGATGGAGGAAGATTTCAACATGGGTGATGAACATGTGGGTCAAGGATGGAGTTTTACTATGTGGTCTGACGGGCAGGAAGATGATGATAATCATTTTAGCAATATGTTTAGCATGATGTGA